A genomic window from Salvelinus namaycush isolate Seneca chromosome 21, SaNama_1.0, whole genome shotgun sequence includes:
- the LOC120066651 gene encoding anoctamin-10-like, translating into MMSLGDNGSVQTQTKVLSQDSWTQVSCPCCVSKQVEPLVLIQLSNNVQPVTKRWLISLIEASKRHGGAALLAHPGEDECGDVIMVSAPRCTFLKATEDLGLCKKYHNEDMVAFSYHDRDNFSNVDDMQEFLTLAERQYIVKNELDSLQAQKKQRIPGVLEAPGVLEAWENICQKLVRAGVIKDIFPLHNQQRLNDLGRSWYYKKQIWGQPLDAIQSYFGSTVAFYFSFLDFYTWALVPPAFLGLVLTFLLPGGGGVVKEQAVEGVMEEDDDGPSVSGHMVQAVFSMLWSTLFIELWKRRSSSLSHRWGTLNLAERFAGPRPGFHGTLGLNPETGRLEPLFPEWQRQLRVGLVSLPLVGLFLGLVVLGMTGFYHGEALVQGFHQDSGSLFSGTLLYLPSMAHIVYTNMLGNVYHSVAMQLTEWENHREESSFQNHHTTKVLLFTFFNNFAVLFHIAFYKQDLPLLRKRLASMLIGNQLMNQCTEVVVPFIVDRYLSAPHKKEQEDDLEVDKLRAQRSLPPFPGLFAEYIELLLQFGYLSLFSCVYPLTAVLLLLNNITEIRGDAYKICKLFRKPFSAPVSNMGVWQTAFEVLGFVSVMSNCWLLLLSPRVQEFCLEGGISGKNIILVAILVEHVLILVKMILAFMIPDEPDWVRIKREQIEFNSMQALGQQKL; encoded by the exons GAGCAGCATTGCTGGCCCACCCTGGAGAGGATGAGTGTGGGGATGTGATCATGGTGTCTGCGCCTCGCTGCACATTCCTCAAAGCCACAGAGGACCTGGGTCTGTGTAAGAAATACCACAATGAAGACATGGTTGCTTTCTCCTACCACGACAGAGACAACTTCAGCAACGTTG atgacatgcAGGAGTTCCTGACGCTAGCGGAGCGTCAGTACATAGTCAAGAATGAGCTGGACTCTCTACAGGCCCAGAAGAAGCAGAGAATCCCTGGAGTCCTAGAGGCTCCAGGGGTCCTGGAGGCCTGGGAGAACATCT GTCAGAAGCTGGTGAGGGCAGGAGTGATAAAGGACATCTTCCCTCTACATAACCAGCAAAGACTGAATGACCTCGGCAGAAGTTGGTACTATAAGAAGCAGATATGGGGACAGCCTCTCG ATGCAATACAATCATATTTTGGAAGCACCGTGGCGTTTTACTTCAGCTTTCTAGACTTCTACACCTGGGCCCTGGTTCCCCCTGCCTTCCTGGGCCTGGTCCTGACCTTTCTGCTGCCTGGAGGGGGTGGGGTGGTGAAGGAGCAGGCCGTGGAGGGGGTGATGGAGGAGGACGACGATGGCCCCTCAGTCAGTGGTCACATGGTACAGGCTGTATTCAGCATGCTGTGGTCCACGCTGTTCATCGAATTGTGGAAGCGCCGGAGCTCCTCCCTCTCCCACCGCTGGGGCACACTGAACCTGGCTGAGCGCTTTGCAGGGCCCCGCCCTGGCTTCCACGGTACCCTGGGGCTCAACCCTGAAACAGGTCGTCTGGAGCCCCTGTTCCCGGAGTGGCAGAGGCAGCTGCGTGTAGGACTGGTGTCGTTGCCCCTAGTGGGGCTGTTCCTGGGACTGGTGGTGCTGGGGATGACAGGCTTCTACCACGGAGAGGCCCTGGTACAGGGCTTCCATCAGGACAGCGGCTCCCTGTTCTCTGGAACTCTGCTCTACCTGCCCTCCATGGCCCACATTGTCTACACCAACATGCTAGGGAATGTGTACCACTCTGTGGCCATGCAACTCACCGAGTGGG AAAACCACCGAGAGGAGTCCTCTTTCCAGAACCATCATACCACCAAAGTCCTCCTG TTTACTTTCTTCAACAACTTTGCTGTGCTCTTCCACATTGCCTTTTACAAACAGGACCTACCACTGCTACGCAAG AGACTTGCCTCTATGCTAATTGGGAACCAGCTGATGAACCAGTGTACAGAGGTGGTGGTGCCATTTATAGTCGACCGATACCTCAGTGCTCCCCATAAGAAAGAGCAGGAGGACGACCTAGAGGTGGACAAACTCAGAGCCCAGAGAAGCCTTCCTCCTTTTCCA GGCCTGTTTGCGGAGTACATTGAATTGCTGCTGCAGTTTGGGTATTTGAGTCTGTTCTCCTGTGTGTACCCGCTCACCGCCGTCCTCCTGCTCCTCAACAACATCACAGAGATCCGAGGGGATGCCTACAAGATCTGCAAACTGTTCCGCAAGCCATTCTCTGCCCCAGTGTCCAATATGGGGGTGTGGCAG ACAGCGTTTGAGGTTCTGGGCTTTGTCTCAGTCATGTCTAACtgctggctgctgctgctgtccccGCGCGTCCAGGAGTTCTGTCTGGAGGGAGGGATCAGCGGAAAGAACATCATACTCGTCGCCATCCTGGTCGAG CATGTCCTGATCCTGGTCAAGATGATTCTAGCCTTTATGATCCCAGATGAGCCTGACTGGGTCAGAATCAAGAGGGAACAAATCGAGTTTAACTCTATGCAAGCACTAGGGCAGCAG AAGCTATGA